A single region of the Salvia miltiorrhiza cultivar Shanhuang (shh) chromosome 8, IMPLAD_Smil_shh, whole genome shotgun sequence genome encodes:
- the LOC131000981 gene encoding syntaxin-112-like, protein MNDLMTKSFLSYVDLKKQAMKDVERDVEMGQLEPSHEMNLSKFLEEAGAVKAEMEEITNLLLHLQHLHDETKSAQSSKILRGLTDQINSDMVTVLRKAKTIKSRLESLDKSNVANRSLSADYREGGHVDRTRTGVTHGLRIKLKEMMNDFQCLREKIVQEHKQGVESSDGMVERATSDGRVVVFDGKGELFEENRQRDEAVKDLQRSLVELHQVFLDMAVMVDAQADNLNNIEQNVVSAASDVRGGAKELDRASQMKKRRTCACWIGVVLLVLMLVCLIAIFF, encoded by the coding sequence ATGAATGACCTAATGACGAAGTCGTTTCTAAGTTATGTGGATCTGAAGAAACAAGCGATGAAGGATGTAGAAAGAGATGTGGAGATGGGGCAACTCGAGCCTTCACACGAAATGAACCTTTCTAAATTCTTGGAAGAAGCAGGCGCAGTGAAGGCCGAGATGGAAGAAATCACCAACCTCCTCCTCCATCTTCAACACCTCCACGACGAGACCAAATCCGCGCAAAGCTCCAAAATCCTCCGAGGCCTGACGGATCAGATCAACTCCGACATGGTCACAGTCCTTAGAAAAGCCAAAACCATCAAATCACGCCTTGAATCCCTCGACAAGTCCAACGTGGCTAATCGCAGCCTCTCTGCAGACTACAGAGAGGGCGGCCACGTGGATCGTACAAGAACCGGTGTGACTCATGGGTTGAGGATCAAGCTCAAGGAGATGATGAACGATTTTCAGTGTTTGAGGGAGAAAATCGTGCAAGAGCATAAACAGGGGGTTGAATCGAGTGATGGGATGGTTGAGAGGGCGACCTCGGATGGCCGGGTTGTGGTGTTTGATGGGAAGGGGGAGTTGTTTGAGGAGAATCGGCAGAGGGACGAAGCGGTCAAGGACTTGCAGAGGAGCTTGGTTGAGCTGCATCAAGTTTTTCTTGATATGGCTGTGATGGTTGATGCTCAGGCTGATAATTTGAATAATATTGAGCAGAATGTGGTGAGCGCTGCCTCGGATGTACGGGGCGGGGCCAAGGAGCTCGATCGTGCTAGccagatgaagaagaggaggacTTGTGCCTGCTGGATTGGAGTGGTGCTGCTGGTCTTGATGTTGGTGTGCCTCATTGCCATTTTCTTCTGA